Proteins co-encoded in one Haladaptatus sp. ZSTT2 genomic window:
- a CDS encoding right-handed parallel beta-helix repeat-containing protein — MSTQAAVFGTLLVLLSTTAGGTVIGGAQAEVVTIDECQTISAGGEYRLGQNISNEGREACMQVTASDVSIDGAGYTIDGPAQGAAILVEGEGTLTDVTIENLSVQRRSGGIQLHGVDGGAVQDLTLKHGDVTGAIYLDNTTDVTVGNNDISHSMFGIVLNNADENTVVGNDFSENHLAQETLVVDDSSDNDIKNNVFVEGTVDVRPDAPGNTIVGNTFRTDGRIYQSTAFLIRSDNNVVADNSIKNVETGIAVTGSNNNVHDNHIIGATEFAITASATGQTIEENTLVGSGEGIDMAGGGIQLNGGDHVVMRNILTDNVHGIEVRSVSDSMTIERNRFASNNIGIEIHETALCGAGGEGAELVEIHENDLVNSHAYGVVNHDSDVVDATNNYWGSSDGVSSHESAAGTVVDPVSGTEADGSGDAVSARRGTNTASVQFDGWLDSPVFEATADA; from the coding sequence ATGTCAACACAGGCTGCAGTGTTTGGAACTTTACTCGTCCTCCTTTCTACAACAGCGGGTGGGACCGTGATCGGGGGCGCGCAGGCTGAGGTCGTTACAATCGACGAATGTCAGACGATTTCTGCCGGTGGGGAGTACCGACTTGGACAAAACATCTCGAACGAGGGCCGCGAGGCGTGTATGCAGGTGACCGCGAGCGACGTGTCCATCGACGGGGCGGGGTACACGATTGACGGCCCGGCACAGGGTGCGGCAATCCTCGTTGAGGGCGAGGGGACGCTCACCGACGTGACCATTGAGAACCTCTCGGTCCAACGGCGCAGTGGTGGCATCCAGCTCCACGGCGTCGATGGCGGGGCCGTGCAGGACCTCACACTCAAACATGGTGACGTGACCGGAGCAATCTACCTCGATAACACGACGGACGTGACGGTTGGGAACAACGACATCTCCCACAGTATGTTCGGCATCGTGCTCAACAACGCAGACGAGAACACGGTGGTCGGAAACGACTTCAGCGAGAACCACCTCGCTCAGGAGACGCTCGTCGTCGACGATTCGTCGGACAACGACATCAAGAACAACGTGTTCGTGGAGGGAACGGTCGACGTGCGGCCCGATGCCCCCGGGAACACCATCGTCGGGAACACCTTCCGGACGGACGGCAGAATCTACCAGAGCACGGCGTTTCTCATCCGGAGCGATAACAACGTAGTTGCAGACAACAGCATCAAGAACGTCGAAACCGGGATTGCCGTCACTGGTTCGAACAACAACGTCCACGACAACCACATCATCGGCGCGACCGAGTTTGCCATCACCGCGAGTGCAACCGGCCAGACCATAGAAGAGAACACGCTGGTCGGAAGCGGCGAGGGCATAGACATGGCGGGCGGGGGCATCCAGCTCAACGGCGGCGACCACGTCGTGATGCGAAACATCCTCACCGACAACGTCCACGGCATCGAAGTGCGTTCGGTCAGTGATTCGATGACCATTGAGCGCAACCGATTTGCCAGTAACAACATCGGCATCGAAATCCACGAGACGGCACTCTGTGGCGCGGGCGGCGAGGGCGCAGAACTCGTCGAGATTCACGAGAACGATCTCGTCAACAGCCACGCCTACGGTGTCGTGAACCACGACAGCGACGTGGTCGATGCGACGAACAACTACTGGGGGTCATCTGATGGCGTCTCCTCGCACGAAAGTGCCGCAGGAACGGTCGTCGACCCCGTGAGCGGCACGGAAGCAGACGGCTCCGGTGACGCCGTCTCCGCGCGCCGTGGGACGAACACCGCCAGTGTGCAGTTCGACGGGTGGCTCGACTCGCCCGTGTTCGAAGCCACGGCAGACGCATAA
- a CDS encoding DUF192 domain-containing protein → MDLSARTLLKGPIPFLIIGVVALLAFNFGLIGPPAPPADGDYNWTEVTVTDETGQQLGVVTARIADTPAKRYTGLSNTTSMPADEGMLFTYDSEGEHTFVMRDMDFPLDIIFVDANGTITKIYHAPVPPEGTNNSDLTRYPGTGQYILEVNRGWTTDHGVSVGDTVTVTE, encoded by the coding sequence ATGGACCTCTCGGCTCGAACCCTCCTCAAAGGCCCAATCCCGTTTCTCATCATCGGGGTTGTCGCCCTTCTCGCGTTCAATTTCGGGCTCATCGGCCCACCCGCCCCGCCCGCAGACGGCGACTACAACTGGACGGAAGTGACGGTCACCGACGAAACCGGCCAGCAGCTCGGCGTCGTCACCGCCCGCATCGCAGATACGCCAGCCAAACGCTACACCGGACTCTCGAACACCACCTCGATGCCCGCAGATGAGGGAATGTTGTTCACCTACGACTCGGAGGGGGAACACACCTTTGTCATGCGGGATATGGACTTCCCGCTCGACATCATTTTCGTCGATGCGAACGGGACGATTACCAAAATCTACCACGCGCCCGTCCCACCTGAGGGAACCAACAACAGCGACCTCACGCGCTATCCCGGCACGGGGCAGTACATCCTTGAAGTGAACCGGGGCTGGACGACCGACCACGGCGTTTCGGTCGGTGATACGGTCACTGTCACTGAGTGA
- a CDS encoding ABC transporter ATP-binding protein: MDVPADEDDPFEAQRERVENPMLRLFTQYGSSNKRSFAVGLFGSVVARVLDLLPPLILAVAIDAIFFQTASFSLWLVPEAWLPTTRTGQLWFSAGIIGVSFFGGAGFHWLRNWGWNDFAQNIQHAIRTDTYDKMQRLNMDFFADKQTGEMMSILSNDVNRLERFLNDGMNSAFRLSVMVVGIAIILFAMNWQLAVIALVPVPAIAFFTYKFVNIIQPKYADVRSSVGKVNSRLENNLGGIQVIKASNTEPYESDRVDDVSMDYFDANWDAITTRIKFFPALRVLAGIGFVITFTVGGLWVLNGPPGPLSGTLSAGQFVAFIIYTQRFIWPMAQFGQIINMYQRARASSARIFGLMDEPARIEQAPDAIDLNVEDGSVAYDHVTFGYGEDTILEDVSVDVAGGETLALVGPTGAGKSTFLKLLLRMYDVDEGAITVDDTDIRDVTLSSLRNSIGYVSQDTFLFYGTVMENIAYGTFDATDEEIIEAAKAAEAHDFIQNLSEGYNTMVGERGVKLSGGQRQRIAIARAILRDPDILILDEATSDVDTETEMLIQRSLDKLTADRTTFAIAHRLSTIKDADQIVVLEAGKIVERGTHDDLLAADGLYAHLWGVQAGEIDSLPEEFIERAARRQARTESTD, translated from the coding sequence ATGGACGTCCCCGCAGACGAGGACGACCCCTTCGAAGCCCAGCGCGAACGCGTCGAGAACCCGATGTTGCGTCTGTTCACGCAGTACGGTAGTTCTAACAAACGCTCGTTTGCCGTCGGCCTTTTCGGAAGTGTTGTCGCTCGTGTTTTAGACCTCTTGCCCCCGCTCATCCTCGCCGTTGCCATCGACGCCATCTTCTTCCAGACGGCGTCGTTTAGCCTCTGGCTCGTCCCCGAGGCGTGGCTGCCGACCACCCGAACTGGCCAATTGTGGTTTTCGGCTGGGATCATCGGCGTCTCCTTCTTCGGCGGCGCTGGCTTCCACTGGCTCCGCAACTGGGGGTGGAACGACTTCGCCCAGAACATCCAGCACGCCATCCGCACAGACACCTACGACAAGATGCAGCGGCTGAACATGGACTTCTTCGCCGACAAACAGACCGGCGAGATGATGTCTATCCTCTCGAACGACGTCAACCGATTAGAGCGATTCTTGAACGACGGGATGAACTCCGCGTTCCGCCTCTCGGTGATGGTCGTCGGCATCGCCATCATCCTGTTTGCGATGAACTGGCAACTCGCCGTCATCGCGCTCGTTCCGGTGCCCGCAATCGCGTTTTTCACCTACAAGTTCGTCAACATCATCCAGCCGAAATACGCAGACGTGCGCTCGTCGGTCGGGAAAGTGAACTCACGGCTCGAAAACAATCTCGGTGGCATCCAAGTCATCAAGGCGAGCAACACCGAACCCTACGAATCCGACCGCGTCGATGACGTGTCGATGGACTACTTCGACGCCAACTGGGACGCCATCACGACGCGAATCAAGTTCTTCCCCGCGCTTCGCGTCCTCGCCGGCATCGGCTTCGTCATCACGTTCACCGTTGGCGGCCTCTGGGTGCTCAACGGCCCGCCGGGCCCGCTCTCTGGCACGCTGAGCGCAGGCCAATTCGTCGCGTTCATCATCTACACCCAGCGGTTCATCTGGCCGATGGCGCAGTTCGGCCAGATCATCAATATGTACCAGCGCGCTCGCGCCTCCAGCGCCCGCATCTTCGGGCTGATGGACGAACCCGCGCGCATCGAACAGGCACCCGACGCCATCGACCTCAACGTCGAAGACGGCAGCGTCGCCTACGACCACGTCACCTTTGGCTACGGCGAGGACACCATCCTCGAAGACGTGTCCGTGGACGTGGCGGGCGGCGAAACCCTCGCACTCGTCGGCCCAACCGGTGCAGGCAAATCGACCTTCCTCAAACTCCTCCTCCGGATGTACGACGTAGACGAGGGAGCCATCACGGTGGACGACACCGACATCCGCGACGTGACCCTCTCCAGTCTCCGCAACTCGATTGGCTACGTCAGTCAGGACACGTTCCTGTTCTACGGGACTGTCATGGAGAACATCGCCTACGGCACCTTCGACGCGACTGACGAGGAAATAATCGAAGCCGCGAAAGCCGCAGAAGCCCACGACTTCATCCAGAACCTCTCGGAGGGCTACAATACGATGGTCGGCGAACGCGGCGTGAAACTCTCGGGCGGCCAACGCCAGCGCATCGCCATCGCCCGTGCCATCCTCCGCGACCCGGACATCCTCATCTTAGACGAGGCAACGAGCGACGTGGACACCGAGACGGAGATGCTCATCCAGCGCAGCCTCGACAAACTCACCGCAGACCGGACGACGTTCGCCATCGCCCACCGCCTCTCGACCATCAAGGACGCAGACCAAATCGTGGTGCTCGAAGCCGGGAAAATCGTCGAACGCGGCACCCACGACGACCTGCTCGCCGCGGACGGCCTCTACGCCCACCTCTGGGGCGTCCAAGCCGGTGAAATCGACTCACTCCCCGAGGAGTTCATCGAGCGCGCCGCCCGCAGACAGGCGCGAACCGAATCCACAGACTGA
- a CDS encoding creatininase family protein, translating to MYLAEESWTDADALDTSLALLPVGSTEQHGPHAPLGTDILTAEAVAAAGHDAYDDEVVVAPTIPVGIAEEHRQFTGTLWVSDDTFRQYVRETVQSLASHGWDRVVIVNGHGGNINALAEICQTITRHDDAFAVPFTWFTGNSEMGHGGPLETALLRHTNPDLVHENRIEEAREGAAERWGDWTSRVNLAVDSAEFTENGVVGDPSAGDAKRGEALLADAGTALAKLLEAVSERDVSRPAHR from the coding sequence ATGTACCTCGCCGAGGAATCGTGGACGGACGCGGACGCCCTCGACACGTCGCTCGCATTGCTCCCCGTCGGAAGCACCGAACAGCACGGGCCACACGCCCCGCTCGGAACCGACATCCTCACCGCAGAAGCCGTCGCCGCCGCCGGACACGACGCCTACGACGATGAGGTGGTCGTCGCCCCGACCATCCCCGTCGGTATCGCCGAAGAACACCGCCAGTTCACGGGCACGCTCTGGGTCTCAGACGACACCTTCCGCCAGTACGTGCGCGAAACCGTCCAGAGCCTCGCCTCTCACGGGTGGGATCGCGTCGTCATTGTGAACGGCCATGGCGGCAACATCAACGCGCTCGCAGAAATCTGCCAGACCATCACCCGCCACGACGACGCTTTCGCCGTCCCCTTCACGTGGTTCACCGGAAACAGCGAGATGGGCCACGGCGGGCCGCTCGAAACCGCCCTGCTCCGCCACACGAACCCCGACCTCGTCCACGAAAACCGCATCGAGGAGGCCCGCGAGGGCGCAGCAGAGCGGTGGGGCGACTGGACGAGTCGCGTAAACCTCGCGGTGGATTCGGCTGAGTTCACGGAAAACGGCGTGGTCGGCGACCCGAGTGCAGGCGACGCAAAACGCGGCGAGGCGCTGCTCGCGGACGCTGGCACGGCGCTTGCAAAGCTGTTAGAGGCAGTCAGCGAGCGAGACGTGTCGCGGCCCGCCCACCGATAG
- a CDS encoding DUF5790 family protein has product MSQATLNDDELFGEAASEMRADVESHLQQAYESLPAADDVWDVEAENTLGVLNSLRSALNPGDAEEHLRNAKKWYTMGVRADAFEDADDLEEQIEELTELIEDIEDAHEKVGGLTSTIPKLRKSLEAMGEEAEADDEEEDEEEEE; this is encoded by the coding sequence ATGAGTCAAGCGACGCTCAACGATGACGAACTGTTCGGCGAAGCGGCAAGCGAAATGCGGGCCGACGTCGAGTCGCATCTCCAGCAAGCATACGAGTCGCTCCCCGCCGCAGACGACGTGTGGGACGTGGAAGCCGAGAACACCCTCGGCGTGCTCAACTCCCTGCGCTCTGCGCTGAACCCCGGCGACGCAGAAGAACACCTGCGTAACGCCAAAAAGTGGTACACGATGGGCGTGCGTGCCGACGCCTTCGAGGACGCAGACGACTTAGAAGAGCAAATCGAGGAACTCACCGAACTCATCGAGGACATCGAAGACGCCCACGAGAAAGTCGGCGGCCTCACCTCGACGATTCCAAAGCTCCGCAAATCGCTCGAAGCGATGGGCGAGGAAGCCGAGGCTGACGACGAGGAAGAAGACGAAGAAGAGGAAGAATAA
- a CDS encoding dihydroneopterin aldolase family protein, whose amino-acid sequence MEPTDAETACFEAGIKFGTLYHQFAGTPISPESADSLARAMEEAILNQPHCEDVTVDIRKDDLEAAIDHGYTELTGKFMDVEMRIAYEGVTVHTRMAMEDGYPMMRVVDVE is encoded by the coding sequence ATGGAACCGACCGACGCAGAGACGGCCTGTTTCGAGGCGGGCATCAAGTTCGGCACGCTGTACCACCAGTTCGCGGGCACCCCAATCAGCCCCGAGAGCGCAGACAGCCTCGCACGCGCGATGGAGGAAGCTATCTTGAACCAGCCTCACTGCGAGGACGTGACGGTCGACATCCGCAAAGACGACCTCGAAGCGGCCATCGATCACGGCTACACCGAACTCACGGGCAAGTTCATGGATGTGGAGATGCGCATCGCCTACGAGGGTGTCACCGTGCACACGCGTATGGCGATGGAAGACGGCTATCCAATGATGCGCGTCGTCGATGTCGAGTGA
- a CDS encoding translation initiation factor IF-2 subunit beta yields the protein MDYEASLDRAMESVPDFRGSEDRLRVPDAQAQKDGAFTRLTNLNAIADALSRKPEHLHSAIQREFGTNGQIDENWARYNGSFSASDFEAAIESYMEEFVICSECGLPDTRLTMEGRTQMLRCEACGAFRPVAKRTKTTTTQNRAVLEEGKTYEVKITDTGRKGDGVAEKGKYTIFVPGAQEGDVVNIYIENISGTLAFARLA from the coding sequence ATGGACTACGAAGCCAGCTTAGATCGGGCCATGGAGTCTGTGCCCGACTTCCGGGGCAGCGAAGACCGACTTCGCGTGCCAGACGCGCAGGCGCAAAAAGACGGGGCATTCACCCGCCTGACAAACCTGAATGCGATTGCGGACGCCCTTTCGCGCAAGCCAGAACACCTCCACAGCGCCATCCAGCGCGAGTTCGGTACCAACGGCCAAATCGACGAGAACTGGGCGCGTTACAACGGGTCGTTTTCGGCCTCTGACTTCGAGGCAGCCATCGAGAGCTACATGGAAGAGTTCGTCATCTGCTCTGAGTGTGGCCTCCCCGACACCCGCCTGACGATGGAAGGACGCACGCAGATGCTCCGCTGTGAGGCCTGTGGTGCCTTCCGTCCGGTCGCAAAGCGCACGAAGACTACCACGACGCAGAATCGTGCCGTCTTAGAAGAGGGCAAGACGTACGAAGTCAAAATCACCGACACCGGCCGCAAGGGCGACGGTGTCGCTGAGAAAGGCAAGTACACCATCTTCGTCCCCGGCGCACAGGAGGGTGACGTGGTGAACATCTACATCGAAAACATCTCCGGCACGCTGGCGTTCGCGCGGCTCGCCTAA